A single genomic interval of Camelina sativa cultivar DH55 chromosome 11, Cs, whole genome shotgun sequence harbors:
- the LOC104725463 gene encoding uncharacterized protein LOC104725463: MGTGWRRAFCTTAPRNSDAAAPDLDKNHPGYNLTPSPSPRSCVKLAFLSGGSNPSTPRLSSSPGLRCRTNDAETPTAEQVPTPRSATKSPRLSLAASSNPSSPRSPLKLSLFRNSFKFRSSCGICLNSVKTGQGTAKYTAECSHAFHFPCIADYVRKHGKLVCPVCSSIWKDASLLAPHKNANESPLDDSVPVIQEKRVVVASSPRAKPRPRQSDYSRFYDDDEPLLSPRFVPIPEADENCGGEEEDDVAQFKGFVVDPNPSFAVKTHEIPASGRDFGNVQVSLLPEAAVVSVGCGYETRAVALTVKAPPPLATRGGVGRRLLDPSQRAPVDLVVVVDVGGTMNDAKLQMVKRAMRLVIASLGSADRLSIVAIVTTAPKRLLPLKRMTEHGKRSAGAVVDGLLCGQVPNTSDALKKASRVLEDRRERNPVASIVLLSDGQGQSSKVHTNQRSTVTHVGSTRFAHIEIPVTEHGFGESGGCSNAPAEEAFAKCIGGLLSVVVQDLRIQIRVGSGSGPCEISAVYLCNGRPTLVSSGSGSVRLGDLYAGEERELLMELRVPSTATRANQVLSVRGLYKDPSTQEVVYGRDQSLRVPQAVRSSSSPRIERLRSLFIATRAVAESRRLVEYGECTSAHHLLTSARALLGQSGTAEAAEYIKVVEAELVEVQWRGQQLMEYQSQHQQQHIQRRRGSERETNTTMMLMDENGEPLTPASAWRAAEKLAKLAMMKKSDLHGFENARF; the protein is encoded by the exons ATGGGTACTGGTTGGCGACGAGCATTTTGCACCACCGCTCCTAGAAACAGCGACGCAGCAGCGCCGGATCTTGACAAGAACCACCCCGGCTATAATCTTACCCCAAGTCCTAGCCCAAGAAGCTGCGTTAAGCTAGCTTTTCTCTCTGGTGGAAGTAATCCTTCGACTCCCCGACTGAGTTCTAGTCCTGGCCTACGTTGTCGGACCAACGATGCTGAGACTCCAACAGCGGAACAAGTCCCGACGCCAAGATCGGCTACAAAGAGTCCAAGATTGTCTTTGGCCGCTAGCTCGAACCCTTCATCGCCTAGGTCGCCGTTAAAGCTTTCTCTGTTCCGCAACAGCTTCAAATTCAGA aGTAGTTGTGGGATATGTTTGAACAGCGTGAAAACAGGGCAAGGTACGGCGAAGTATACGGCGGAGTGTTCACACGCATTTCATTTCCCTTGTATTGCCGACTACGTACGTAAACACGGCAAGCTTGTTTGTCCTGTTTGTAGTTCTATTTGGAAAGATGCTTCTCTCCTTGCTCCTCATAAGAATGCAAATGAGTCTCCCCTCGACGACTCTGTTCCCGTTATCCAGGAGAAGCGCGTTGTCGTGGCGTCTTCTCCTAGAGCGAAACCGAGGCCAAGGCAAAGTGACTATTCGAGATTTTACGACGATGATGAGCCTTTGCTTTCGCCGAGGTTTGTTCCTATACCTGAAGCTGATGAGAATTGTGGAggggaagaggaagatgatgtgGCTCAGTTCAAGGGATTTGTTGTGGATCCAAACCCTTCTTTTGCCGTCAAAACTCATGAGATTCCAGCTAGTGGTCGAGATTTTGGAAACGTGCAGGTGAGTTTGTTACCTGAAGCTGCCGTTGTCTCTGTTGGGTGTGGTTACGAGACTCGTGCAGTGGCTCTAACGGTGAAGGCACCGCCCCCTTTAGCTACCAGAGGCGGGGTAGGACGTAGGCTTTTAGATCCGTCTCAACGTGCGCCTGTGGAtcttgtggttgttgttgaCGTAGGTGGAACAATGAACGATGCAAAACTTCAGATGGTCAAACGAGCAATGAGGCTTGTGATAGCCTCTCTTGGCTCTGCTGATCGGCTCTCAATCGTTGCCATTGTCACGACTGCTCCTAAGAGACTTCTCCCGCTGAAGAGAATGACGGAGCACGGCAAACGCTCAGCGGGAGCCGTGGTTGATGGGTTGCTTTGTGGTCAAGTTCCTAATACAAGCGACGCTTTGAAAAAGGCGTCGAGAGTTCTTGAGGATCGTAGGGAGAGAAACCCAGTAGCGAGCATCGTACTTTTATCGGACGGTCAGGGTCAGTCGAGTAAAGTCCACACAAATCAACGGTCCACAGTAACCCATGTGGGATCAACACGTTTTGCCCACATTGAGATCCCTGTTACGGAGCATGGCTTCGGAGAGAGTGGTGGGTGTAGCAATGCCCCTGCAGAGGAGGCTTTTGCAAAATGCATAGGAGGATTACTTAGTGTAGTGGTTCAAGATCTCAGGATCCAAATTCGAGTTGGATCAGGTTCTGGACCATGTGAAATCTCAGCCGTTTATCTATGTAATGGGCGGCCTACGTTGGTGAGTTCTGGTTCCGGGTCAGTCCGGCTTGGGGACCTCTACGCAGgcgaagagagagagcttctaATGGAGCTTAGGGTCCCGTCAACAGCCACTAGGGCCAACCAAGTTTTGTCAGTTAGAGGTCTTTACAAGGACCCATCGACACAAGAAGTTGTGTATGGACGGGACCAGTCTCTACGCGTTCCCCAAGCCGTtcgatcatcatcttctcctagAATCGAACGGCTTAGAAGCCTCTTCATCGCAACTCGGGCTGTTGCCGAGTCACGTAGGCTCGTAGAGTATGGGGAATGCACAAGCGCACACCACTTGTTGACGTCAGCGCGTGCGTTACTAGGCCAGTCAGGAACCGCGGAGGCCGCGGAGTACATAAAAGTCGTGGAGGCAGAGCTTGTAGAAGTCCAGTGGAGAGGACAACAACTAATGGAGTATCAAAGCCAGCACCAGCAGCAACATATTCAACGGCGGAGAGGgagcgagagagagacgaaTACGACGATGATGCTGATGGATGAAAATGGTGAGCCGTTGACTCCAGCATCAGCGTGGAGAGCGGCTGAGAAGCTGGCTAAGTTGGCTATGATGAAGAAGAGCGACTTGCACGGCTTCGAAAACGCTAGATTTTAA